In Bacillus sp. E(2018), a genomic segment contains:
- a CDS encoding ABC transporter permease subunit: MRKISSFVQPYLLLSIGVVLLSATPSLFAGEDNLKFSLFRYGQTVIETIVQLTKPHSLTLYTQTQTLAFPKMPENRSVEFLDQIVERPLFPEVWGIVIYTAGLIIASFTIAIIIAIVLGWMTELLPSFFKKVLLKCCSFLESMPDLFFVFCIQLFVVWIYKQTGWLAANPFTSSKEPALLIPLVTLSIVPGIYMYRIHLLLLETEMDKSYITFARSKGISKSAIISKHLLTNTISELSVHLPTVMLLLFSQMVVLEYLFKMNGVIRILLSEQPYETKAMLLLLIVIPLFGVVKSVQKAIIKRRYMHAE, from the coding sequence ATGAGAAAGATATCAAGTTTTGTTCAGCCTTATTTATTGCTGTCAATAGGAGTTGTTTTACTTTCTGCAACTCCGTCTTTATTTGCTGGTGAGGACAATTTGAAATTCAGTCTGTTTCGTTACGGACAGACTGTTATTGAAACAATTGTCCAACTAACCAAACCACATTCGTTAACTCTTTACACACAAACACAAACACTCGCCTTTCCTAAAATGCCCGAAAACCGCTCAGTAGAGTTTCTGGATCAGATTGTTGAAAGACCTTTATTTCCAGAGGTTTGGGGTATTGTCATCTATACTGCAGGACTCATCATAGCTAGTTTTACTATCGCTATCATTATAGCTATAGTACTTGGATGGATGACGGAACTTCTTCCTTCTTTCTTTAAGAAAGTACTTCTAAAGTGCTGCAGCTTTCTAGAATCAATGCCAGATTTATTCTTTGTTTTTTGCATACAGTTATTCGTTGTTTGGATTTATAAACAAACTGGGTGGCTTGCCGCAAATCCTTTTACATCCAGCAAAGAACCTGCTCTTTTGATCCCTCTTGTAACACTCAGTATTGTACCTGGTATCTATATGTATAGAATTCATCTTTTACTCTTAGAAACAGAGATGGACAAGAGTTATATTACCTTTGCTCGCTCAAAGGGAATTAGTAAATCTGCTATTATTTCTAAGCATCTTTTAACCAACACCATCTCTGAACTGAGTGTACACCTTCCTACCGTTATGCTTCTCTTATTCAGCCAGATGGTCGTATTAGAATATCTATTTAAAATGAACGGTGTTATTAGAATTCTTTTAAGTGAACAGCCTTATGAAACGAAGGCTATGCTTTTACTGCTCATTGTCATCCCATTATTTGGTGTAGTTAAAAGTGTACAAAAAGCGATAATCAAGAGGAGGTATATGCATGCTGAGTAA